In the Schistocerca gregaria isolate iqSchGreg1 chromosome 6, iqSchGreg1.2, whole genome shotgun sequence genome, one interval contains:
- the LOC126277872 gene encoding uncharacterized protein LOC126277872: MDDEINTDNTSDVLSHSHKIVDSILDTLEKWVKEEQELKVDNGEEIDNGFESDGNNDEVKAYIFDENGNLKAEVEVAEVESVLQNFREEEMMNEGGRNSNEVKESSSCVNVPQMVEGDDILMNSNIAQGRSCSEVEDSLADVQQTKVEKVVRCFDLKLVDRLEKAAKIIEHDEPQDVNVNVIATDQNYFSWKNIERDLLDEVCEQPVQCKITHPVIKVNISGVTVRCLLDSGSEASALSQTFFDTIPNKEKLTVMKVSGLKIIGATGKVSRPVQHEALIPIGINDVVIDHPCLIVLGLSVDMLIGTDFLSKYQGKINFDQNNLILTLPDSKVIRESFIGSHIGGSNETWELPIRVIKNKGYLQENLVFSENEESAKVEERHILKEIEEKVQSTKQIADEQRSELKSVLTKHSNVFSNAPGEVKGYECHLNIKPGKVFFKKPYPIHVARKQAVRNEIKRMLAWGVIEQAISEYNSPLVVVPKRDGSVRLVLDARWLNEIVIRESDRPQNIG; the protein is encoded by the exons atggatgacgaaataaatacagataataccagtgatgtgttaagccactctcacaaaatagtggatagtattttggatacactagaaaaatgggtcaaggaagaacaggaactcaaggtagataatggggaagaaatagataatgggtttgagtctgatgggaataatgatgaagtaaaagcttacatcttcgatgaaaatggcaatctaaaagctgaagtagaagtagcagaagtagaatcagtactgcaaaactttagagaggaggaaatgatgaatgaagggggtagaaatagtaacgaggtgaaagaatctagtagctgtgtaaacgtgccacaaatggttgaaggtgacgacattcttatgaacagcaatattgcgcagggacgcagttgctcagaggtagaggatagtttggctgatgtgcagcaaacaaaagtagaaaaagtcgtcagatgcttcgatttaaagttagtggacagattagagaaagcagctaagattatagagcatgatgagccccaggatgtaaatgtaaatgtaattgcaactgatcagaattactttagctggaagaacatagaacgagatttattagacgaggtgtgtgagcaacctgttcaatgtaaaataactcaccctgttatcaaagtaaacatatcaggagtcactgtgcgttgtctgcttgacagtggcagtgaagcaagtgctttatcacaaacattttttgacaccatacccaataaagagaagttaacagttatgaaagtaagtggcttaaagattataggtgctactggaaaagtctctagaccagttcaacacgaagctttgatacccattggtataaatgacgtagtaatagatcatccttgtttgattgtgctaggcttaagtgttgatatgttgattggtactgatttcttatcaaagtaccagggaaagatcaattttgatcagaacaacttaattttaactttacctgactctaaagtgataagagagtcttttataggaagtcatataggcggtagtaatgaaacttgggaactgcctattagagtaataaagaataaaggatacttgcaggaaaatttggttttcagtgagaatgaggaaagtgctaaggttgaagagagacacatcctaaaggaaatagaggaaaaggtacaatcaacaaagcaaattgctgacgaacaaagatcagagttaaagagtgtgttaactaagcatagtaatgtattctcaaacgcacctggtgaagttaaaggttatgaatgccatttgaatatcaagcctgggaaggtattttttaagaagccttatccaatacatgttgcaaggaaacaagcagtgcgaaatgaaattaaacgtatgttggcatggggtgtcatagagcaagcaattagtgaatacaatagtcctcttgttgtagtgcctaagcgtgatggaagtgttagattagtattggatgcacgctggttaaatgaaattgtcatcagagaaagtgatcgtcctcaaaat attggatga